Part of the Halalkalibacter krulwichiae genome is shown below.
TAGAAGGCTCATTTAGTTCTTCGATTACAACCGAATTCTCTTGAGAAAACTTGTCATCCTCACTTAGTTGAACTTCTTCTGATTGGCATCCAAAAAGTAAGAATAATAAAATAATACCTATTTTCCGTTTCATATTACCATCCTTTCTCTCCACTTATACATGGGAGATTGTGTATAGAGATTTTTAATTTATCCAATACTATTAATTGAAACTTGAACCGGATTTATAAGGAGTATACTTATGAGAAATTGGATTGGCAGACGAGTCATTAAGACGGGACTGGCTGTATTCATTACAGTGATTATATGCCGAATTATTGACCTTCCCCCAACATTTGCAGTGATTACAGCCATCGTCACTACAGAGCCTACAGCAGCAGACTCCCTTAAGAAAGGGATGATTCGCCTACCAGCAGCCGCATTAGGAGCAAGCTTTGCCATAGCAGTTGAATTTATCTTTGGACAAAACGCTATCACTTATGCTCTTGTTGCGATGTTAACAATAATCGTCTGTTCAAAATTAAAATTAGATAAAGGAACACTTGTAGCAACGTTAACTGCAGTTGCAATGATTCCAGGAACAACCGATCATGCTATCTTTGATTTTAGTACGCGAATTTCGGGAACTTCAATCGGAATTCTCGTTTCCACTTTTGTTAATTTTTTTATTTTACCACCTAAATTCGGCCCCATTCTTGTTAAGAAGGTTGACGAACTCTTTATAGAAACAGCCATAAATTTCCGAGCCATTATCCAATCTCATTTTCAGGATGATCCAACCGATAAAACTAAGTATTATCGTCATTTGCATGAAGAATTAACAAAAGCATATCAATTAACTCAATTTCAACATGACGAATGGCGGTACAGACGTTCAAGTGAATTTGAGCGGCGGTCTTTTGATTATTTACAAAAAAAATTAAATTATCTACATCTCATCCTATTTCACATCGGGAAGATCTGTCATCTACGTTTAAATCAGACCTTATCCAAATCTGATGAAAAAATGATTTTATGTGCAATCGAATCATTTTGTACTATTTATAAGGATCGGTTCCACCAAGTAACAACCGACCATTATATTCACATTGAAGGATTGAAGAAAATAGGAAAGCACCAGAAAAAAGACGATACTTTTAGTGCTCAAATTTGTTATGAACTCCTTTCCCTTCATGATGTCACAATTGAACTTTCACAAATAACAGCAGATGAACGTAGATTTTCTATGGAGGAAATGAATTATCCTACCTACATATTTAAAAAACAATTGTCCTATGATTGAAACTAACCAATAAAGGGTAAATTATTTGCGAAGAATTAGCGAAATATGTTACGGTAGAACTTGTGTTTAAGACGAGAAAGGTAGTTGATTATGAAAAAAATTACACCTGTTTTTACAATTTCTGTAGCTATTGCAATAGTCTTTATTTTATGGGGAATCATTGCACCTAATAATCTAGAAGCTATAACGAGTTCAATTCAAGGTTTTATAACAAATGAACTTGGTTGGTTTTATTTATTAGCAGCTACAGGTTTTTTAATTTTTTGCCTTTATCTTATTTTTAGCCCTTATGGAAAAATTAAATTAGGTAAGCCTGAAGATAAGCCAGAATATAATTACATAACATGGTTTGCTTTTTTATTTACTGCTGGTATGGGAATTGGCCTTGTTTTTTGGGGTGTGGCAGAACCACTGTACCACTTCTTTGACCCTCCAACTGCAGAACCAGGTTCTAACCAAGCCGCAGGGGAGGCTATGCGTTATGCCTTTTTCCATTGGGGATTACATCCATGGGCTATCTACTCTGTTGTTGCACTAGCCTTAGCCTATTTTAAGTTTAGAAAAGATTCACCCGGAGTAATGAGTGCCGCTTTACAACCACTACTCGGAGAACGAGCTAATGGTAGTGCAGGAACTGCTATTAATGTGTTGGTTGTTTTCGCGACCATCTTTGGAGTTGCCACTTCATTAGGGTTTGGTGCAGCACAAATTGCCGCAGGTTTATCCTATCTGATTCCTGGTTTACAAACAATGAATCAAGTTCTCTTACAATTATTAGTCATCTTGGTCGTGACGGTTTTATTTATGGTCTCTGCTCAAACCGGTTTGAACAAAGGAATAAGAATCTTAAGTAAAACAAATGTATATTTAGCTATTACATTAATGTTATTTGTATTATTCGTTGGTCCAACTAGTTACATTATGGGTGTTTTCACTCAAGGAGTAGGTAGTTATTTACAAAATTTAGCAGGAATGAGTTTCAGATTAGATGTGTATAATCCTGAAACGACCTGGGTAGAAGGTTGGACGATCTTCTATTGGGCTTGGTGGATCTCTTGGGCTCCATTTGTCGGTACGTTTATTGCTCGTGTTTCAAAAGGTAGAACTATCAGAGAGTTTGTTGTTGGTGTTCTCGCGGTCCCTTCTGTCTTTGGTGCATTATGGTTCGCCGTATTTGGAGGAACTGGTATCCAAATGCAACGTGAAGGCACTGCGGATATCATGGATATTATGACAGACGGTGGAATGGAAGTAGCCCTATTTGCGGTCCTTGAACAATTCCCTTTAGGTCTATTGCTTTCTATTATAGCTGTTTTCTTAATTTCTTCCTTTTTTATTACCTCAGCCGATTCAGCAACGGTTGTGCTAGGAATGCAAACAACAAATGGATTATTGAACCCTCCTAATTCAGTTAAATTTATTTGGGGGATTATCATCTCCGCTACAGCTGCTGTGCTCTTATCCTCGGATAAGGGATTAGGAGCACTTCAAACCGCTGCGATTATAGCAGCACTTCCTTTCACGGTAATTATGATCATGATGGTTATTTCTTTAATGAAATCATTAAAAGCAGAAAAACCTACACTAGCCTCTGAAAAAGAGCGCATCATGATTGAACGTTATGAACTAAAGAAAGAAAGAGAACGATTAAAGGAAGAAAAACAAGCTTTAAAAAAAGAAAAAGCAGAGTTTAAAAAGAAAAAATAAAAAATTGCATACTTATAACCTCTTCAGTCTGACTCAAATAAATATTTGAGTCAGCTTTTTCTTTACAATTTCCTAAATATTTCTATTTCATTACAATTTTATTGCAATTATCTTTTGCTGTTTATTGCGTGATAAAATAAGTTATCAGATTGAAAACTAAGGAAGTGAATGGTATGGATAAGTATATCGAAATGATGATTATAAGCTCGATGCTTTTTTTAAGTTCCTGTTTT
Proteins encoded:
- a CDS encoding FUSC family protein, with protein sequence MRNWIGRRVIKTGLAVFITVIICRIIDLPPTFAVITAIVTTEPTAADSLKKGMIRLPAAALGASFAIAVEFIFGQNAITYALVAMLTIIVCSKLKLDKGTLVATLTAVAMIPGTTDHAIFDFSTRISGTSIGILVSTFVNFFILPPKFGPILVKKVDELFIETAINFRAIIQSHFQDDPTDKTKYYRHLHEELTKAYQLTQFQHDEWRYRRSSEFERRSFDYLQKKLNYLHLILFHIGKICHLRLNQTLSKSDEKMILCAIESFCTIYKDRFHQVTTDHYIHIEGLKKIGKHQKKDDTFSAQICYELLSLHDVTIELSQITADERRFSMEEMNYPTYIFKKQLSYD
- a CDS encoding glycine betaine uptake BCCT transporter, which gives rise to MKKITPVFTISVAIAIVFILWGIIAPNNLEAITSSIQGFITNELGWFYLLAATGFLIFCLYLIFSPYGKIKLGKPEDKPEYNYITWFAFLFTAGMGIGLVFWGVAEPLYHFFDPPTAEPGSNQAAGEAMRYAFFHWGLHPWAIYSVVALALAYFKFRKDSPGVMSAALQPLLGERANGSAGTAINVLVVFATIFGVATSLGFGAAQIAAGLSYLIPGLQTMNQVLLQLLVILVVTVLFMVSAQTGLNKGIRILSKTNVYLAITLMLFVLFVGPTSYIMGVFTQGVGSYLQNLAGMSFRLDVYNPETTWVEGWTIFYWAWWISWAPFVGTFIARVSKGRTIREFVVGVLAVPSVFGALWFAVFGGTGIQMQREGTADIMDIMTDGGMEVALFAVLEQFPLGLLLSIIAVFLISSFFITSADSATVVLGMQTTNGLLNPPNSVKFIWGIIISATAAVLLSSDKGLGALQTAAIIAALPFTVIMIMMVISLMKSLKAEKPTLASEKERIMIERYELKKERERLKEEKQALKKEKAEFKKKK